GGAGGCGGTTTTCACTGATCTGCAATGAGAGATAGATAGATAGTTAAAAGTGTATATGATATGCATGAGAGAAGCATATTACGACTGGTTCCAACCTGCAAGTGttattgatctttttttttttttgcgcttGGTTGGCTTGTGTAGATTAAGTCTAAAGGTGTGACAATGACGGCACTACTAGCAAAGGCAACTGCACTTGCACTCGCAAAACATCCAGTTGTAAACTCTTCCTGCAGAGATGGTAATAGTTTTGTGTATAACAGTAGTATCAACATTGCTGTTGCTGTTGCTATTGATGGTGGTTTGATCACTCCTGTTCTTCAGAACGCCGACAAGGTGCGCTCTTTTCAACAGTTTTGAGTTTACTCTGTCTTTGAAACGGTATCAACGGATTGTTCTAACTCATTTTGTAAACAGGTTGACATTTATTCATTGTCTAGAAAATGGAAAGAATTGGTTGATAAGGCCCGAGCCAAGCAGCTGCAGCCTCAGGAGTACAACACTGGTAATACTGATAGTTTGATCAAATGTAAAGACATCGTTTGAGCCTTGTTTCTTATTCCTTCTGGGTAATTTTCAGGTACTTTCACTCTCTCTAACCTCGGAATGTTCGGTGTTGATCGGTTTGATGCAATTCTTCCCCCTGGAACTGTAAGTGTTTTCCCTTTTATGTACAAATTCAGATTCTGTCAAACTACTGAGTCTAGTTCTTTGGCCTAGAAAGGGTTAAACAGTTCATtaactttctcttcttctgtgATCAATGAAGGGAGCGATTATGGCTGTAGGAGCATCACAACCTACAGTGGTTGCTACTAAAGACGGCCGCATCGGCATGAAAAACCAGATGCAGGTAACTCTTGTTCTAGAAATTGTTCCTCTTCTCTTTTTGTCTTCATGGAACTTGTTAATGATGACTGTTCACTTACAAATCCACAGGTGAATGTGACGGCAGATCATCGTGTTATCTATGGTGCTGATCTCGCACAGTTCTTGCAAACATTGGCCAGCATTATTGAGGACCCAAAGGACCTTACTTTCTAGGCCTAATTactgcctttttttttttttgcaacccAATCTTCTCTGCTTTTGATTCCATGGGAGCTTTGTATTTCTGCCGTAATCAGTTTCGTTGATAGAATCGACTTCTTTTTCTAAGAGTAATGTTGGAACATACTCATTTGTTTGTTTGAGATATCTCCTGCAACATTTGGCACATTGAAAGGCCTTCTCATATGATTTCATTGCAGAATTTTCATACAAATATCCATAGTTTATTTCCATACAAATATACAGGTTTAAAATAGCTAAAcgatacttaaaatatttaaaatacctattgattttctatccaaatatttaagttgaaataatttttatgttaagcGTAAGTACTTTGACAttcattattcaaatttatatgttatatattatttttatttttagattttgaaagatTAAAAGTGTATATAACCTttaatttttgaagaaaaaaataaataggttatccaaacccaaaccgaaacCCGTAAAGATCCGAGAACTGAACTAAATGGTTCTCGAATGCCACCTCTAATCAAATGTAAAAACtgttattgataacaaaatgtatattgtttataacttttaagtgaaatatatattttttaaaatcatctTGCTTAGGGTGCGGGTAATCATCTGGTGCTTATACTAATATTCTACCAATCAAGGAATTATGAGTTTCGGCCAAACTTTTtgtaattagaaaaaaaatgttgattATTGAGATACGTATGTTGTAATAACGTTGTAAGTTTTTCATCTGAAAAGCCCACTTAAGGCCCATAACCTTCCTGagttagaaaaagaaaagaaggacAAATGAAAGCGAAAACGTCTGTGGATAATTAACAAATTGAGTGTAAaacccttctctctctctcaaggtTGAAGATGATGACAACAGTAGGATTTGCTCAATCGAATTCTTTTCTTCTATTCTTGAGAAGTCAATCCATCGAAAAGAATAAAGCTTCGCGAGCAAAATGggtcacttcttcttcttcttcttcacatctTCGCGCATCTTCAGTATCGCCCTCTTCCACtgaggcatttcatcgaacagaTTATGGGCAAGCTATTGCCAATGATGGTATGAATGAAGAAAgcaggaagaaaaagaaaagggtCTTCTTCTTAGACGTTAGTCCACTCTGCTACGAAGGAAACAAGCCAAGTTCACAAGCTTTTGGTCACTGGCTTTCACTCTTCTTCTCTCAAGTCAGCCTCACCGATCCCGTCATAGCTGTAAAACACTCTCCTCTCTGCACAAAGTCTTTTCATTTCTGCAATCTATGAAAGCGTCTGAAAGATGTTTCCTTTGTAGGTTCTTGATGGAGAAGAAGGTAACAAGCTACGCCGAGAGTTACTGCCTTCATATAAAGCGCATAGGAAATCACCAAATCCTGGGAAATACTCCAAAAGGCCACACCAATTCGTTGAAGAAGTTCTTAGAAAATGCAATGTGCCAGTGGGTAAAACTATGCTTCTACTCAGTTGTAGTGTTGGTGTTTGAACTTAAGCCATAGAATTTTGAATAAATGATCTGACTTGAAGCTGGTTTGATGGACAAGGTTGTTAGAATACAAGGGCATGAAGCAGACGATGTGGTGGCTACACTTATGGAACAAGCCGTGCAAAGAGGGCACCGCGCCGTTATTGCATCGCCTGACAAAGACTTTAAGCAGCTGATCTCAGAAAATGTTCAGATTGTCATTCCATTGGCTGATCTCAGAAGATGGTCTTTCTATACACTGAAACACTACCATGCCCAGTATAACTGTGATCCACAGTCTGATTTGAGCTTTCGTAAGTGTACATTGCTTTGTTATGTATATTAAAGCCAACTAAATTTGGCTATAATGGATTTTGGTGATAGGATGTATAATGGGTGATGAGGTCGATGGAGTTCCGGGGATTCAGCACGTTGTCCCGGCGTTTGGAAGAAAAACAGCGATGAAACTTGTGAGGAAACATGGTTCTCTGGAGAGTTTACTAAGCGCTGCAGCTGTAAGAACTGTGGGGAGACCTTATGCTCAAGAAGCCCTTACCAAATATGCAGATTACTTGAGAAGAAACTATCAAGTTCTTGCCTTGAAAAGGTTCCTTTCTTTCTCACTTTCATTTTGATTATTAATGCATGCATCTCCTGTTGGATATTCTGTAATCATTCCTTGTTTTTTATCCCAGAGATGTGAAGGTACAGATTGAAGAGCAATGGCTGGTGGAGAGAGATACAAGCAATGACTCAGAAGTACTGTCAAGTTTCTTCTCAACCTTGCATGGATGATACTAAGAAACCTCAAGCAAACCAACACATCTTGGTGCTAACCATTCAATGGATATCTACTCAAGAAGTGATGTTAGCTTCTGCTAGCGGCTAATCTTTTAGTTAATTCGCAAGTTCACAGTGTAGTTGCATACTGGATTTGGTTTTATACTTCCTTCCATATATGTGGTGAATCTATATATCGAATTAGTTGGTATTATAACATGAAGATAAAGGAGAGGTCAATTCATTGCCTAAAATTGTTGCTAACAATTAACATGCAATAGTTGGTTCCACCAATGTGAGAGCCATAAAAGGTAATAACAAAAAGAATCTAACTTTTTTACATTAGCAACAGATTTTAGGAAAAGCGAATACACTTTTGCTACCTGATATTATTctagaaaataacaaaactaacgGCACAAAGGAGCTGCCTAAGGCTAAAAAAAACTAGAACATCTAACAAAATAGCTTAATCATATATTGAAAATGCCTTTAGAGACTAGTATCCGAAACAGAGCCAACACCACCATTGATGGGCGAGCAACCACATGCACTTGAAATAAGCATTTGAAATGAATCATCAAATATAGATCGAGGAAACCCTCCAAAGTTGCATGTATCAAAGCTCAGCGGTGAGAAAGACTCCTCGAAGCTTATCTTCCCATCCATGAAACAAGGCTGTGAGGTTTCTTGATTAGCATTTGCTGCAGAACCAAGACTGAAACTAACCATTGCTGCGTTGTTGTTATTGTTCCCGCAACCAGAGCTCCCTCTCTGAGAAGATGCAGCAGCCGAAGGTTTTGTGTCTTCAAGTGGGATCGCAGGAGTGTGTCCCTGGAACAGAGCAATGTGACCGAACAGCTTGTCTTTGCGTGAGAATGTGGTACCACAGGAACAGAGCCACTTGTTTTGACCGCAGTGCTTCTCGTGGGTTTTGAGATCGGCAATGACAGAGAATTTCTTGGTATGGCAGCGGCTGCAAGTGAAGCTTTTGTCGCAGTGGGTGCGTTTATAATGGTTCTTCACGCACAGAATGGTCTTCAAAGGCTGGAACCTTTTGTGATCCTTGTTGCGTTTGCAGCCGGGGAATGGGCAAGAGTACCTTTTGATCAGCATCGGCTCATCAGACACGGGTAGGGTTTCTTTGGTCGGGGGCTTGGCCAGAGCGGCGGGAGTTTTGTACTGGTCACCGTGCCCTCTCATGTGCATCCTCAGGTTGGCGTCTCTCTTGAAACCCTTGCCACATATAGTGCAGAAGTTGGTATGGGGTGCGAGGATCTCCTCTTTCTCAAGCTGCTTAATCTCGTAGGAACCGGGAGGAAGGTTCTCTCCTTCCTCGGCATCATCTTCGAGCTCTTGGGAGGCGCCACCGTTGTTAAGGGTCTGTGAAGCAAGGTTATTAGCCTCCCTTGGAAAAGGGAACAAGGCTGAACCTGGGGCTGTAGTAGACAACATATTAACAGATGGAAGAAGACTACCTGCAGTTGAAATCAGCTGTATGATTATGGAAGTAAGATCAGCGGTTATGAGTTGCTGCTGCTCGTCTTGAAGCTGCCCGTTTCGGCTAAGGATGAGGTGAACAAGACCCTGCAGTTCGTGAATCTTCTGTTCCATAAAAGACAGGTTGCACAGCATGGTCCTCGGATCCCACGCTTGAGCCTTGACGCCTTGCACACTAGCTTGACCaccgttgttgttgttgttgtctttgCCCGAAGAAGAAGCTTTGAAAACATGCAAATTAGGCTCCTCCTTCTCCTCCATAGCCATCTCGTAATCCAAGATGGAAGCACTTCCCCAATTGTTCTGACACAGATCATCCTCTCCTGTTTCCATGTTCTTTGTCTACGTTACACCTTCAAAAACCCATCAGATAAGATGATCATCAcatcaattttaatttaaaaaaaaaacaaacttggAATTGAAAAGTTTAATAGATAGAACAAATCTCAAACTTTTTTGTCTCCCAAAAGTATCTTTCTCACACCACTCTAGAGATCTACAAATCGATCGATGATAACAAGCAGAAGAATCAAATCATCACTCGCCCACAATAAAATTCACTCCATGACAGTAGCCTTTAAATGGTTCTTCGGGACCTCCAGTGGCCGCTTTAAAGGATTAGGAGAGAAGGAGAGCTTGAGCGAAGGGACTCTCCTCTCCACTTTTCCGATTTTCAAGTCAACGAAATTATCTCAGCCGTTCAAATGTATTTTGATCGGCCATCCACCAGATCTGACGACTCTCAGGCGCTTTGTCGCATCAAACACAGTAACGCTACAGAAGAGCCGTTGATTTATGGAAACTATAGATGACGATACGATAGAGAAGGGGGTAACTAGCGTGGGTCCACACCACAATTCTTATGTCACGACTTTTCAATATGTTTTTCTCAGTCCGGTGAACTATCTATCCATGCAAACTAGTGTTGTTTTGTGTATTAAAATGAAACATTCCGATGAATCAATCACTCAACTCCATTCTTATAAACCCACCTCAATTTTTCACACAAATGAATGTGAGTTTTCAATCAGCATCTCCATATATCtatttcatttcaaaataataactaataaaaataagagaaaaagattaaaatagcactaaaccaagtttatgttcccaaaatagcactcaaagctcaaaatcacaaaaataggtttcattaaagaggtaaatatacatttatacccctttggttaattaatccaaaccttagggtttagagttaagtggtggggttttggaattagggtttaaaattttataaaaaaaaatactaaaataaaaaataaaaattttaaaaacagtttcaaaaagaatttttaaatataaaaagaaaatttgaaaaaaaaaattaaaaaaaaaaaattcgaaaaaaaaattataaaaatttcgaatctgaaaacatataatctgaaattataaaaaaaaaattcattttttattttatttatttttattttattttatttatttttgtttgtttatttaattttaaaccaagggtattagggatattttaccctttaatgaatgtcatttttgtgactttctccttcaagtgctatttttgagacataaacttcaaaggtgctattattgacaattgccctaaaAATAAtcctttcaaatttaaaaattatcttcctaaactaaagagaaaaagactagaatagcaccaaaccaagtttatgttcccaaagta
The nucleotide sequence above comes from Brassica napus cultivar Da-Ae chromosome A9, Da-Ae, whole genome shotgun sequence. Encoded proteins:
- the LOC106367040 gene encoding protein SENSITIVE TO PROTON RHIZOTOXICITY 1 isoform X2: METGEDDLCQNNWGSASILDYEMAMEEKEEPNLHVFKASSSGKDNNNNNGGQASVQGVKAQAWDPRTMLCNLSFMEQKIHELQGLVHLILSRNGQLQDEQQQLITADLTSIIIQLISTTLNNGGASQELEDDAEEGENLPPGSYEIKQLEKEEILAPHTNFCTICGKGFKRDANLRMHMRGHGDQYKTPAALAKPPTKETLPVSDEPMLIKRYSCPFPGCKRNKDHKRFQPLKTILCVKNHYKRTHCDKSFTCSRCHTKKFSVIADLKTHEKHCGQNKWLCSCGTTFSRKDKLFGHIALFQGHTPAIPLEDTKPSAAASSQRGSSGCGNNNNNAAMVSFSLGSAANANQETSQPCFMDGKISFEESFSPLSFDTCNFGGFPRSIFDDSFQMLISSACGCSPINGGVGSVSDTSL
- the LOC106367041 gene encoding 5'-3' exonuclease isoform X1, whose product is MMTTVGFAQSNSFLLFLRSQSIEKNKASRAKWVTSSSSSSHLRASSVSPSSTEAFHRTDYGQAIANDGMNEESRKKKKRVFFLDVSPLCYEGNKPSSQAFGHWLSLFFSQVSLTDPVIAVLDGEEGNKLRRELLPSYKAHRKSPNPGKYSKRPHQFVEEVLRKCNVPVVRIQGHEADDVVATLMEQAVQRGHRAVIASPDKDFKQLISENVQIVIPLADLRRWSFYTLKHYHAQYNCDPQSDLSFRCIMGDEVDGVPGIQHVVPAFGRKTAMKLVRKHGSLESLLSAAAVRTVGRPYAQEALTKYADYLRRNYQVLALKRDVKVQIEEQWLVERDTSNDSEVLSSFFSTLHG
- the LOC106367040 gene encoding protein SENSITIVE TO PROTON RHIZOTOXICITY 1 isoform X1, which produces METGEDDLCQNNWGSASILDYEMAMEEKEEPNLHVFKASSSGKDNNNNNGGQASVQGVKAQAWDPRTMLCNLSFMEQKIHELQGLVHLILSRNGQLQDEQQQLITADLTSIIIQLISTAGSLLPSVNMLSTTAPGSALFPFPREANNLASQTLNNGGASQELEDDAEEGENLPPGSYEIKQLEKEEILAPHTNFCTICGKGFKRDANLRMHMRGHGDQYKTPAALAKPPTKETLPVSDEPMLIKRYSCPFPGCKRNKDHKRFQPLKTILCVKNHYKRTHCDKSFTCSRCHTKKFSVIADLKTHEKHCGQNKWLCSCGTTFSRKDKLFGHIALFQGHTPAIPLEDTKPSAAASSQRGSSGCGNNNNNAAMVSFSLGSAANANQETSQPCFMDGKISFEESFSPLSFDTCNFGGFPRSIFDDSFQMLISSACGCSPINGGVGSVSDTSL
- the LOC106367041 gene encoding 5'-3' exonuclease isoform X2, whose product is MEKKVTSYAESYCLHIKRIGNHQILGNTPKGHTNSLKKFLENAMCQWVVRIQGHEADDVVATLMEQAVQRGHRAVIASPDKDFKQLISENVQIVIPLADLRRWSFYTLKHYHAQYNCDPQSDLSFRCIMGDEVDGVPGIQHVVPAFGRKTAMKLVRKHGSLESLLSAAAVRTVGRPYAQEALTKYADYLRRNYQVLALKRDVKVQIEEQWLVERDTSNDSEVLSSFFSTLHG